The Leptidea sinapis chromosome 35, ilLepSina1.1, whole genome shotgun sequence genome contains a region encoding:
- the LOC126975279 gene encoding mitochondrial import inner membrane translocase subunit Tim8: protein MSDLSDFSSNKPADSELQDFLLAEKQKAQFQAQIHEFNDFCWDKCVDKPGAKLDSRTETCISNCVERFIDVSLLITNRFAQMLEKGGGMH, encoded by the exons ATGAGTGACTTATCTGATTTTTCGAGCAATAAACCTGCCGATTCTGAATTACAGGACTTCCTTTTGGCTGAAAAACAGAAAGCACAATTCCAAGCTCAG ATACATGAGTTCAATGATTTCTGCTGGGACAAATGTGTGGATAAACCCGGAGCAAAATTAGATTCCAGAACAGAGACATGCATTTCTAATTGTGTGGAGAGATTTATTGATGTTTCTCTACTCATTACAAACAGATTTGCCCAGATGTTGGAAAAAGGTGGAGGCATGCATTAA
- the LOC126975261 gene encoding RNA transcription, translation and transport factor protein isoform X2, whose amino-acid sequence MSNIFKLKLTALGHPNPESFNFNDEKEYRSVVLWLEDQKIRHYKIEEREGLRLIDSEKWISAYNTYQTDLVSPVINGTLNEQLNWLLSYAVRLEFADNITKYKDVKVDQPKQVVPNVVSSNPLDNLNFDSPGFKTGVDRICTLVGVGPHADPKFRLAAVNKILKTAPHPDQPKSDGINVQQPVDVLKLLFIQDLRELQTKINEALVSVQTVTADPRTDTKLGKVGR is encoded by the exons ATgagtaatatatttaaactgaAGCTTACCGCTCTTGGTCATCCTAACCCCGAAAGCTTTAATTTCAATG ACGAAAAAGAATATAGAAGTGTAGTTCTCTGGCTAGAGGATCAAAAAATTAGGCATTATAAAATTGAAGAAAGGGAAGGCCTTCGTCTAATAGATAGTGAGAAATGGATATCAGCCTACAATACTTATCAAACAGATCTTGTCAGTCCTGTTATTAATGGCACACTAAATGAACAACTAAATTGGTTGCTATCTTACGCTGTGAGATTGGAATTTGCTGACAATA taaCCAAATATAAAGATGTTAAAGTTGATCAGCCAAAGCAAGTGGTCCCCAATGTTGTGTCGTCCAATCCCTTGGACAACTTAAATT TTGATAGTCCTGGGTTTAAAACTGGAGTTGACCGAATTTGCACTTTAGTTGGAGTTGGGCCTCATGCTGATCCTAAATTCCGTTTAGCAGCTGTCAATAAAATTCTGAAGACTGCACCACACCCTGACCAGCCAAAGTCTGATGGTATAAATGTCCAGCAACCTGTAGATGTGCTGAAACTATTATTTATCCAAGATCTAAGAGAATTGCAAACAAAGATTAATGAAGCTCTTGTTTCTGTTCAAACTGTAACAGCTGACCCTCGCACTGATACAAAGCTCGGTAAAGTTGgaagataa
- the LOC126975261 gene encoding RNA transcription, translation and transport factor protein isoform X1, with protein sequence MLRLSDFLNSQCELSAKFFGRNKPQQLLCDEKEYRSVVLWLEDQKIRHYKIEEREGLRLIDSEKWISAYNTYQTDLVSPVINGTLNEQLNWLLSYAVRLEFADNITKYKDVKVDQPKQVVPNVVSSNPLDNLNFDSPGFKTGVDRICTLVGVGPHADPKFRLAAVNKILKTAPHPDQPKSDGINVQQPVDVLKLLFIQDLRELQTKINEALVSVQTVTADPRTDTKLGKVGR encoded by the exons ATGCTGCGGCTaagtgactttctaaacagccagtgtgaacttagcgcaaagtTCTTTgggcggaataagccgcaacaattattATGCG ACGAAAAAGAATATAGAAGTGTAGTTCTCTGGCTAGAGGATCAAAAAATTAGGCATTATAAAATTGAAGAAAGGGAAGGCCTTCGTCTAATAGATAGTGAGAAATGGATATCAGCCTACAATACTTATCAAACAGATCTTGTCAGTCCTGTTATTAATGGCACACTAAATGAACAACTAAATTGGTTGCTATCTTACGCTGTGAGATTGGAATTTGCTGACAATA taaCCAAATATAAAGATGTTAAAGTTGATCAGCCAAAGCAAGTGGTCCCCAATGTTGTGTCGTCCAATCCCTTGGACAACTTAAATT TTGATAGTCCTGGGTTTAAAACTGGAGTTGACCGAATTTGCACTTTAGTTGGAGTTGGGCCTCATGCTGATCCTAAATTCCGTTTAGCAGCTGTCAATAAAATTCTGAAGACTGCACCACACCCTGACCAGCCAAAGTCTGATGGTATAAATGTCCAGCAACCTGTAGATGTGCTGAAACTATTATTTATCCAAGATCTAAGAGAATTGCAAACAAAGATTAATGAAGCTCTTGTTTCTGTTCAAACTGTAACAGCTGACCCTCGCACTGATACAAAGCTCGGTAAAGTTGgaagataa